The following coding sequences are from one Lolium rigidum isolate FL_2022 chromosome 6, APGP_CSIRO_Lrig_0.1, whole genome shotgun sequence window:
- the LOC124664799 gene encoding DNA mismatch repair protein MSH7-like: protein MQPRRQQQSILSFLHPRRTPAGDPLGPAAGSTPERPPRPPAAASVDGIMERLARPPSQARNKDAAQVRHVEDRALPGKNQRISDERPSALFSGPYSDEYSRETTLFADVSPLQEPLKCSTTSSMDKFVRASTLFPEPGSDETLFQECPKKLSSESPNNQYTTAASIFEEFDVQTPSQDPLRRNFSGPFRGADTPLSEYGSDPTQHPSKKLPLVSSSGEQVRAATPLGLGSDDSPTMNHSKKLFTGSSDSSYIKATNLFADFDSNGTPLQNQSKKFPVFLNAKHTGAPATLFPELDSVSLKPETPLTRAVTPRAKRVQQDHSPLWGSNKKVKSAQCSPVEKMVQDEMAEGARSKFEWLNPPNIRDANKRRPEDPLYDKRTLFIPPDALRKMSTSQKQYWTVKCKYMDVVLFFKVGKFYELYEVDAEVGQKELDWKMTISGVGKCRQVGISESGIDDAVEKLLARGYKVGRIEQMESAVQAKARGPNSVIERKLVHVSTPSTAADSNIGADAVHLLALKEVTLASNGSRVYGFAFLDYAALKIWVGSLEDDDSSAALGALLVQVSPREIIYESSGLSRESRKSMLKYASAGSVKMQLTPLSGADFSDASQIKMLVHSKGYFKASTDSWLSALDYSVNQEAVICALGGLIGHLTRLMLEDALKNGEVLPYNVYQTCLRMDGQTLVNLEVFSNSFDGGSSGTLYKHLNHCITASGKRLLRRWICHPLKDVNAINRRLDIVEGFIQNCGVGSITLEHLRKVPDLERLLGRVRSTVGLTSAVMLPFVGDKILKRRIKTFGMLIKGLRVGINLLSVLRREDHGISALSKSVDIPTLSSLDELVHQFEEAIDNDFPRYQDHDIEDDDANTLAILVELFVGKASEWSLVINAISVVDVLRSFAAMALSSSCTMCRPRVLVKDKVPILRMKGLWHPYAFAESATGPVPNDLSLGQDLSGQNRFAFLLTGPNMGGKSTIMRATCLAILLAQLGCYVPCTSCELTPADSMFTRLGATDRIMSGESTFLVECTETASVLQNATEDSLVLLDELGRGTSTFDGYAIAYAVFRHLVEQVRCRLLFATHYHPLTKEFGSHPHVSLQHMACMLRPKSGGSGEKELTFLYRLASGASPESYGLQVATMAGIPMSTVEKASVAGQMMKSKIARNFKSSEGRAEFSTLHEDWLRTILAIGGVKDGHLDEDTMDTMFCVAQELKSHFRKGGR, encoded by the exons ATGCAGCCGCGCCGGCAGCAGCAGtccatcctctccttcctccacCCGCGCCGGACCCCGGCGGGGGACCCCCTCGGTCCCGCCGCCGGCTCGACCCCCGAGAGGCCCCCGCGCCCCCCCGCCGCGGCCTCCGTCGACGGCATCATGGAGAGGCTCGCGCGGCCGCCGTCGCAGGCGAG AAACAAAGACGCCGCCCAGGTTAGACATGTTGAGGACAGAGCCTTGCCTGGTAAAAATCAACGTATCTCAGATGAGCGCCCAAGTgcattattctccggaccatacaGTGACGAGTATAGCAGAGAAACTACGCTATTCGCAGATGTCAGTCCTCTGCAGGAGCCGCTGAAATGCTCCACGACTTCTTCCATGGATAAATTTGTTAGAGCAAGCACACTGTTCCCAGAACCTGGTTCAGATGAAACTCTGTTTCAGGAGTGTCCGAAGAAGTTATCCTCAGAGTCCCCCAATAATCAGTACACTACAGCTGCTTCGATATTTGAAGAATTTGATGTACAAACTCCTTCCCAGGACCCCTTGAGGAGGAACTTCTCTGGGCCGTTTCGTGGAGCAGATACACCTTTATCAGAGTATGGTTCAGATCCAACTCAGCATCCATCGAAGAAGTTACCATTGGTTTCCTCAAGTGGTGAACAGGTCAGAGCAGCGACACCACTTGGACTTGGTTCAGATGACTCTCCTACAATGAATCACTCAAAGAAGCTATTCACTGGATCTTCAGACTCTTCATACATTAAGGCAACAAATCTGTTTGCGGATTTTGATTCGAATGGAACTCCACTGCAGAACCAGTCGAAAAAGTTCCCAGTTTTTCTGAACGCTAAACATACTGGAGCACCTGCTACACTATTTCCGGAACTTGATTCTGTTTCTCTGAAACCAGAAACGCCACTGACGCGAGCAGTGACTCCTCGTGCCAAGCGAGTTCAACAGGACCACTCTCCTTTGTGGGGTTCAAacaagaaggtgaaatcagcccAATGTTCTCCAGTGGAGAAGATGGTTCAAGATGAAATGGCTGAAGGTGCACGTAGTAAATTTGAATGGCTGAATCCTCCGAATATCAGGGATGCAAATAAAAGGCGGCCAGAGGATCCACTTTATGACAAGAGAACTCTTTTCATTCCACCTGATGCACTGAGAAAGATGTCAACATCTCAAAAGCAATACTGGACTGTTAAGTGCAAATATATGGATGTTGTCCTCTTTTTCAAAGTG GGAAAATTTTATGAGCTCTATGAAGTAGATGCCGAGGTTGGTCAAAAGGAACTTGACTGGAAAATGACTATCAGTGGTGTGGGCAAATGCCGGCAG GTTGGCATTTCAGAGAGTGGGATAGATGATGCTGTTGAGAAGCTTTTAGCTCGGGG ATATAAAGTTGGAAGGATAGAACAAATGGAATCTGCAGTACAGGCAAAAGCTAGAGGACCAAATTCA GTTATTGAAAGGAAGTTAGTTCATGTTTCCACACCATCAACTGCAGCTGACAGCAATATAGGGGCTGATGCTGTTCACCTTCTTGCATTGAAAGAG GTTACCCTAGCTTCTAATGGTTCTCGGGTGTATGGATTTGCTTTTCTAGATTATGCCGCTCTTAAAATATGGGTGGGTTCACTCGAGGATGATGATTCATCTGCAGCTTTGGGGGCTTTGCTGGTGCAG GTGTCTCCGAGGGAGATAATCTATGAATCCTCAG GCCTCTCAAGAGAAAGCCGTAAATCTATGTTAAAATATGCCTCAGCAG GCTCTGTGAAAATGCAGCTGACCCCATTATCTGGGGCAGATTTCTCTGACGCTTCACAAATTAAAATGCTAGTGCATTCTAAAGGGTACTTTAAAGCATCAACAGATTCTTGGTTATCTGCATTGGATTATTCAGTGAATCAAGAAGCAGTTATTTGTGCACTTGGTGGACTTATTGGTCATTTGACTAGACTTATG CTAGAGGATGCTCTAAAAAATGGGGAAGTGTTACCTTACAACGTGTACCAAACTTGTCTAAGGATGGATGGTCAGACTCTTGTGAACCTGGAGGTTTTCAGCAATAGTTTTGACGGGGGCTCATCAG GTACTCTGTACAAGCACCTCAATCACTGCATAACTGCATCCGGTAAACGGCTTCTAAGAAGATGGATATGCCATCCACTAAAGGATGTCAATGCTATAAATAGGAGGCTTGATATTGTTGAGGGCTTCATTCAAAATTGTGGGGTAGGCTCTATTACACTTGAGCATCTCCGGAAAGTTCCTGACCTTGAGAGGTTACTTGGACGAGTTAGATCCACCGTGGGGTTAACATCTGCTGTTATGTTGCCCTTTGTTGGAGATAAGATATTAAAAAGACGG ATTAAAACGTTCGGTATGCTTATCAAGGGCCTTCGGGTTGGAATCAACTTATTAAGTGTCTTACGAAGAGAGGACCATGGTATCTCAGCACTGTCAAAGTCAGTGGATATTCCAACCCTGAGCTCTCTCGATGAACTAGTTCATCAATTTGAAGAGGCTATAGACAATGACTTTCCACGGTACCAG GATCATGATATCGAAGACGATGATGCTAACACCTTGGCTATTTTGGTGGAACTATTTGTTGGAAAAGCTTCTGAATGGTCTCTGGTGATCAATGCCATCAGTGTTGTTGATGTCCTTAGGTCCTTCGCAGCAATGGCattgtcgtcatcttgtaccatgTGCAGACCACGTGTTCTGGTGAAAGACAAAGTGCCGATACTTCGGATGAAGGGTCTATGGCATCCCTATGCTTTTGCAGAAAGTGCAACTGGGCCTGTGCCAAATGATTTATCTCTTGGCCAGGATTTATCTGGTCAGAATCGCTTTGCATTTTTGTTGACTGGTCCAAATATGGGAGGCAAGTCTACTATAATGCGTGCCACCTGCTTGGCTATTTTACTTGCCCAG CTTGGATGTTATGTCCCCTGCACATCATGTGAATTGACCCCTGCTGACTCCATGTTTACGCGGCTTGGTGCGACAGATCGGATTATGTCTGGAGAAA GCACCTTTCTCGTGGAATGTACTGAGACTGCATCTGTTCTTCAGAATGCAACCGAGGATTCTCTTGTCTTGCTTGATGAGCTTGGCAGAGGAACTAGCACATTTGATGGATATGCAATTGCATATGCT GTATTCCGCCACCTGGTGGAACAGGTGCGGTGCCGTCTGCTCTTCGCCACGCACTACCACCCTCTCACAAAGGAGTTCGGCTCCCACCCCCACGTGAGCCTCCAGCACATGGCTTGCATGCTCAGGCCAAAGAGCGGAGGCAGCGGCGAGAaggagctcaccttcctctaccggCTTGCATCAGGCGCCTCCCCGGAGAGCTATGGCCTGCAGGTCGCTACAATGGCAGGGATCCCGATGTCCACAGTGGAGAAGGCGTCAGTCGCAGGCCAGATGATGAAGTCGAAGATCGCTAGGAACTTCAAGTCGAGCGAAGGGCGAGCGGAGTTCTCCACCCTCCACGAGGACTGGCTGAGGACGATCCTGGCGATCGGTGGTGTCAAGGACGGGCACCTGGACGAGGACACCATGGACACGATGTTCTGCGTCGCCCAGGAGCTGAAGTCCCACTTCCGGAAAGGAGGGAGATGA
- the LOC124664798 gene encoding DDT domain-containing protein DDR4-like — protein MASPAKRARPSSPPKPPGPPPPPPEDAPAEDPRALLRRRWELASVLHFLQVFEPVIEADLGLSADEIETALIANNRDLARIHIALLKGIPPVSKNLNVDDGWVIATAKKLSDWWSWVAEGTNPFKQNPGKEVETFKELDPVSRLFILKALCEVRSEQNDAVWYINNEMKKGVNISNFRKEKLGSASDGSVYWYVGDSTVGHRLFKEDVTVDYKQNWKGKNGRLTKPVLNIRWETAATNLDEFLDISEKLCSKGRSESAIGQHLKENTIPAVEKFEKKKERELKRRQQKDERALANIFQTRALRERKPVSYNYSDYDRSIKEAIKATAKGKESDPPKEAGKKRRHVPDQGDNGANVGSDISPENTEVREQEDAKDLDDPSSDDGEVSDYNDKDDGSSSSDEDTDASDSHESNSDEEEVVVTRKRTRLAARKVDSKPRQQGLRRSRRNMKSDDEEMVQPGQVTPEAMTKKTTRQRPTPISKQFAMSGSEDEDDVVADSGSESEDDVVADSGSGSEEDDVVADSGSGSGSEDDAVAESGSGSEDDVVAEPDADSGEESGSP, from the exons ATGGCGTCGCCGGCGAAGCGCGCGAGGCCCTCCTCCCCTCCCAAGCCCccggggccaccgccgccgccgccggaggacgcGCCCGCCGAGGACCCCCgcgcgctcctccgccgccgctgggagCTCGCCTCCGTCCTCCACTTCCTCCAG GTGTTCGAGCCGGTGATCGAGGCCGACCTGGGCCTCTCGGCCGACGAGATCGAGACGGCGCTCATCGCCAACAACCGCGACCTCGCGCGCATACACATTGCCCTATTGAAG GGAATACCACCAGTCAGCAAGAATCTCAATGTTGACGATGGATGGGTAATAGCAACTGCCAAGAAACTATCCGATTGGTGGTCATGG GTTGCTGAAGGAACCAACCCGTTCAAACAAAATCCTGG TAAGGAAGTAGAGACATTTAAGGAGCTGGATCCAGTATCTCGTTTATTTATACTCAAGGCGCTTTGTGAAGTTCGGTCAGAG CAAAATGATGCAGTATGGTACATTAATAATGAAATGAAGAAAGGAGTTAATATTTCCAACTTCCGGAAAGAAAAGTTAGGGAGTGCCAGTGATGGGAGTGTATACTG GTATGTTGGAGACTCAACTGTTGGTCATAGGTTATTCAAAGAAGATGTAACGGTTGATTATAAACAGAACTGGAAAGGGAAGAATGGCCGTTTGACAAAACCGGTTCTTAATATTCGATGGGAAACAGCTGCAACTAACCTCGATGAGTTTCTTGATATATCA GAAAAGTTATGCAGCAAGGGTCGATCTGAATCTGCCATTGGACAGCATCTCAAGGAAAATACCATTCCAGCTGTGGAGAAGTTTGAAAAG aagaaagagagggaaTTAAAACGTCGGCAGCAGAAGGATGAACGAGCTCTTGCTAATATTTTCCAAACCCGCGCTTTACGTGAACGTAAACCTGTCAGCTACAATTACT CTGATTATGATCGTTCCATAAAGGAGGCAATAAAAGCTACAGC GAAAGGAAAGGAATCTGATCCACCTAAGGAGGCAGGCAAGAAGAGAAGGCATGTTCCAGATCAGGGAGACAATGGAGCCAATGTAGGATCTGACATCAGTCCAGAAAATACTGAAGTTAGAGAACAGGAGGATGCCAAGGACCTAGATGATCCTAGTTCTGACGACGGTGAAGTCTCAGACTATAATGATAAAGATGATGGCTCCTCCAGCAGCGACGAGGACACTGATGCTTCTGATTCCCACGAGAGCAACTCCGATGAGGAGGAAGTTGTTGTGACGCGCAAGAGGACTCGTCTTGCTGCCCGTAAGGTTGATAGCAAGCCTCGACAGCAAGGGCTTCGTCGGAGTCGAAGAAACATGAAAAGTGATGATGAAGAGATGGTGCAACCAGGGCAGGTTACACCTGAAGCAATGACAAAGAAAACGACGAGGCAACGACCGACACCCATCTCCAAGCAATTCGCCATGTCAGGctctgaagatgaagatgatgttgtTGCAGACTCGGGGTCAGAGTCGGAAGATGATGTAGTTGCAGACTCTGGGTCAGGCTCAGAGGAGGATGATGTAGTTGCAGACTCTGGCTCTGGCTCAGGCTCTGAAGATGATGCAGTTGCAGAGTCTGGCTCAGGCTCTGAAGATGATGTAGTTGCAGAGCCTGATGCAGACTCTGGGGAGGAATCTGGCTCACCTTAG